The sequence CGCTTCCGTAGCGCGAGGCGGGGTCGACTGCGCATGCGCGCGCGACGATCGCGGCCAGATCGTCGCGCAGGATGCGGGGCGCGATGTCGCGCGGCAGCTCGAGATCGGCGCGCTCCACGCCTAACAGCTCTGCGAGCATCACGCCCAAGCTGTACACGTCGCAGGCCACGCGCGGCGCCTCGCCGGCTGCCAGCTCGGGCGCCGCATAGCGAGGCGTCAGCGCGCGCGGGAGCTGCGCGTGCGCGTCATCCCCGCCGATCAGGCGCGCGATGCCGAAATCGAGCAGCTTCGGCGCGCCGTCGCGCGTCACCAGCACGTTGCTCGGCTTCAGGTCCGCGTGGACGACGAGCTGCTGGTGCGCGAACTGCACCGCGCCGCACACCGCGGCGAACAGCGCGAGGCGCTCGCGCAAGCGCGGCTCCTCGGCGGCCCAATCCGCCAACGACACGCCGGCAATGTGCTCCATCACGATGTACGAGGCGCCGCTTGGGTCGACACCGCCGTCGAACAGCCGTGCGACGTGCGGGTGCTGCAGGCTCGCGAGGATTCTTCGCTCGGAGGAGAACTGCGCGAGCGCGCTCGCGGACAAGACGCCAGGGCGAATGAGCTTGATCGCGACGGTCTGCTCGAAGAGGCCGTCGTCGCGCTCGCCGCGGTAGACGGCGCCCATGCCGCCGACGCCGATCAGCTCGGCGAGGCGATAGGGTCCGATGCGCTCGGGGCGGCTCCAGTTCGCGGGCGGCTCGCTCGCGATCACGCGCGAGGCATCGCGGTCGGCAGCGAGCATGCGTTCCACCGCGCGCCGTAGCGCGACGTCGTCTCCGCACTGCGCCGCGAGTCGCGCGCTGCGCGCCGGCTCGGGCAGCTCGCTCAGCTCCTCGAACAGTGCGAGCGCACGCTCGTCGCGCGCGAGATCGCCGAGCTCGGGCGTGCGCGCCACGCGCTCACACCTCCTCGGCGTCGCCGCCGAGCCGCGCGAGCAGCCACGCGCGCGCCGCGCGCCACTGCCGCTTCACCGTGCGATCCGAAACTCCACGCACGCTCGCGATTTCTTCCATCGTCAGCCCCGCGAAGAAGCGCATCTCGACGAGCTCCGCACGTTCACGCGAGATCTCGCGAAGCGCGGCGAGCGCTTCGTCGAGTGCTTCGATGTCGATCGCCTCGCGCGCAGAGTCGGGCCATCGCGTGACGAGCGTCGGCGCCTTGCGCTTCAGCGCGCGGGCCTTGCGCACTTCGTCGAGCAGCGCCTGCCGCATCACCGTCGCCGCTACTGCGAGGAAGTGCACGCGGTCCTTCCAGACGATGTGCTCGATCTTGAGCATTCGCAGCACGGCCTCGTTGGCGAGCTCCGTGGGCTGGAGAATCTGCGCCGCGCTGTCACCGCTCAGGAGGCGCCGCGCGATCGTCCGCAGCTCTTCGTAGTAAGCGCCTAGAAGGGCGTCCTGCGCGAGGCGGTCGCCCGCTTGGAACGCGAGCCAAAGCGCGTCGGGGTCGCGCGGGGGAGACGCCATCAGGTGCTCAACCCGCGCGGGCCGGGGTCATCGGCGGAGCGAGCGGGATTCGGCGGCGCATCGCGTTCCTTCTGTTGTCGGTCGCGCCTGCCGCGGCGACCAGCGGGATCCCCGAGGTGGTTTGTGGCCGCAACGCCGCGATCGGCTCCCCCGCGCGCGCCCTGCAACGGGCGTGCAGCGCGCGAGCAACGCGGGCGCTACTCGCGCGGGCCTACTCCTCGTCCGTCGCCCTCAGCTTCGCGATCACGTTCAGGTCCTCGAGCGTCGTCGTGTCGCCCACGGTCTCCTTGCCGGCGGCGATGTCCCGTAACAACCGCCGCATGATCTTCCCGCTGCGCGTCTTCGGGAGCGCCTCGGTGAAGCGGATGTCCTTCGGCTTCGCGAGCGCGCCGATCTGCTTCGTGACCATCTCGCGCACCGACTCCGCGAGCGCGGGTCCGAAGGGCACGCCGCCGCGCGGCGTGACGAACGCGACGATCGCGGTGCCGGTGATCTCGTCGGGGCGGCCGACCACGGCGGCTTCCGCGACGTCGGGGTGCGCGACGATCGCGCTCTCCACTTCCATCGTGCCGACGCGATGGCCCGAGATGTTCATCACGTCGTCGATGCGGCCCATGATCCAGAAGTAGCCGTCTTTGTCGCGGTGCGAGCCGTCGCCGGGGAAGTACGTGTTCTTCCACTTGCCCCAATAAGTCTGTTGGTAGCGCTCGTTGTCGCCCCAGATGCCGCGCAGCATGCCGGGCCACGGCTTCGTCACCGCGAGGAAGCCGCCGTTCGGCGGCTTCACCTCGCTGCCCGCTTCGTCGAGGATCGCCGCGTGCACGCCGGGGAACGGCAGCGTGCCGGAGCCGGGCTTCGTCGGCACCGCAGCGGGCAGCGGCGTGATCATGATTCCGCCCGTCTCCGTCTGCCACCACGTGTCGACGATCGGGCAGCGCTTCTTGCCGATCACTTCGTGGTACCAGATCCACGCCTCGGGGTTGATCGGCTCGCCCACGCTCCCTAACAAGCGAAGCGACGAGAGATCGTGCTTGTTCGGGTGCTCGTCGCCGAGGCGGATGAAGGTGCGGATCGCGGTCGGCGCGGTGTAGAGGATGGTGACGCGCCAGCGCTCGATGATGTCCCACCAGCGATCCGCTGCGGGGTGCGTCGGCACGCCTTCGTACATGAGCACGGTCGCGCCGTTCGAGAGCGGGCCGTAGACGACGTAGCTGTGTCCGGTGATCCAGCCGATGTCGGCGGTGCACCAGTACACGTCGCTGTCCTTGAGATCGAAGATCGCCTTGGCCGTCGTGGTGACGTGCGTGAGATAGCCGCCGGTCGTGTGCAGGATGCCCTTGGGCTTCCCCGTCGTGCCGCTCGTGTAGAGGATGAAGAGCGGGTGCTCGGCGTCGAGCTTCTCCGGCTTGCACTCGGCGGACGCGCCCTTCATCAGCTCGTGCCACCACTGATCGCGGCCCGGGTGCATCGCGCACTCGCCGCCGGTGCGGCGCACGACGACGACATGCTCGACGTCCGTGCCGGCGCAGGCGGCGTCCACGGCCGGCTTCAGCGCGAAGGGCGCGCCGCGGCGGAAGCCGCCGTCGGCCGTAACAACTACCTTCGCGCCGGCGTCGTTGATGCGGTCGCGCAGCGCCTCGGCGCTGAAGCCACCGAACACGATCGAGTGCGGCGCGCCGATCCGCGTGCACGCCAGCATCGCGATCGCGAGCTCGGGAACGAGCGGCATGTAGAGCGCGACGCGGTCGCCGCGCGCCACGCCGAGCGACTTCAGCACGTTCGCGAACTTGCATACTTCGCGGTGCAGCTCGCCGTACGTGATCGTGCGCGTGTCGCCGGGCTCGCCCTCCCAGAGGATCGCGGCCTTGTTACGGCGCCAGGCGTTTTCGCCTTCGAGGTGACGGTCGAGGCAGTTGTACGAGACGTTGGTCTGCGCGCCGACGAACCACTTCGCGAACGGCGGCTTCCAGTCGAGCACTCGCTTCCACGGGCGGAACCAGGCGACGTTCTGCTTCGCCATCTGCGCCCAGAACTTCTCGGGGTTCTGTCCGAGCTTCCGGTACTTCGCGACCTGCGCCGGCTTCCAGTTCGCTTGCTTCACGAACTCGGGCTTGGGCTTGAAGACGCGCTTCTCTTTGAGCAGGGATTCGATGTCGGCCACGGGTTCTCCGGTCGAGCGCTGCTGACGAGCCGCGCGTGGTTAGGCCGCGTCGCGCACCCAGGCTTCGACGTCGGCGGGATGCTTCGGCACGAGCTGCGCAGTCAGGTTCTCGTGTCCGTCGGCGGTGATCACGATGTCGTCTTCGATGCGCACGCCGATGCCGAGGAATTCGCGCGGCGCCTTGTCGTCGTCGGCCGCGACGTAGAGGCCGGGCTCGACGGTGAAGCACATGCCGGGCGCGAGCGGGCGCGGCTTGCCGCCGACCGTGTACGCGCCGACGTCGTGCACGTCGAGGCCGAGCCAGTGCGAGGTGCCGTGCATGTAGTACCTGCGGAAGGCCTCGCTCTTGATCAGGTCGTCGACGTCCCCTGACAAGAGGCCGAGCGACACCATGCCCTCCGTCAGCTTCCGTACGCTCGCGTTGTGCACGTCGGGCAGCGTGGCTCCCGGCTTCGCGGCTTCGAGCGAAGCGAGCTGCGCGGCGAGCACGACCTCGTAGACCGCGCGCTGCGCGCCGCTGAACTGACCGCCGATCGGGTACGTGCGCGTCACGTCCGACGCGTACCCTGATAACTCGCAGGCGGCGTCGATCAGCAGCAGCTCGCCATTCGCGAGCTTCTGGTCGTTCGCGACGTAGTGCAGGCAGGTCGCGTTCCTGCCGCCGCCGCAGATGCTGCCGTACGCGGGGCCCGCCGAGCCGCGGCGCTTGAACGCGAACTCGAGCGCGGCCTGGATCTCGAACTCGAAGCGCCCCTCGTGCGCGATGCGCGCGGCCTCGCGGTGCCCCTCCGCCGTGATCGCGGACGCGCGGCGCAGGATCTCGACCTCGCCCGGCTCCTTGATCAGTCGCATCTCGTGCAGCACCGAGCGCGGATCGATCACCTGCGACGCGGGAATCAAGCCCTGGCGCGAGCGCTTGCGCAGCGACTCGAAGATCTCCGCGATCTTCGCGTCGAGGCGCGGGTCGCGGCCGAGCATGTGGTAGACGCGCTCGGCGTGCTCGAGCATGCGCGGCAGCTCGGCGTCGAGCTGCTCGATCGGGAACGCCTCGCTCGCGCCGAAGTCGGACTTCGCGCCCTCGACGCCCGGCCGGTAGCCGTTCCAGATCTCGCGCTCGCGGTCGCGCGGTTCGACGAACAGCGTGTACTCGGGGCCGCCGTCCGTGCGCAGCACCGCGACGGCGTGCGGATGCGTGAAGCCCGTCAGGTAGAGGAAGTCGCTGTCCTGGCGGAACGGGAACTCGGTGTCGTTCGAGCGCGTGACGAGCCGCGCCCCCTGGATGATCGCGACCGCGCCCTGGCCCATCGCTTCGAGGAATCGTCTGCGGCGTTCGTTTTGGCTCATCGCGGCACGGTAGGTGTGCCCTCGCGTAGCCTCAACGCTTCACCGAGTGCGAACGCCTCTTCCTTGTTTACTTCGCATCGGGCTCGAAGACTCGCCCGCTGCTGCGCGCTTCGCTTGCATTCTCGGCCGACCTGGTTGGGAGGAGCGTTCGACTTCGAGGTTCTTCTGGCGGGTTCTCAGCGCGGCAGGCGCGGAGCCCGCTCGCACACCACCTCGATTCCGTCACAGCGAGTTGCGCAGATGGCGTCGTTGCTGGCGACGGCGGTGTAGTAGAGGGCGGCTTCGCGCCTCGGGAGATCGAGGCGGCGCACTGCGCCTGCGGGCGTCGCGATGTGGACGGTGCCGCTCCAGCGCGTGACGACTGCGTGGCCTTGGGGGGTGAGCTTCACGTCTTGGGCGAAGTCGAGGGCTGCGGGGAACGCGTCGTCTAGCGGGATGAAGCGGCCGCCGAGTTGAAGTGGGCCGGCTGCGTCGGGTGGCAGGACGCGCAGCACGAGCAGGTCGGCGCTGCGCTCGACGAGGAAGCCGGCGCCGTCGGGCGCGAACGTCATGAATTGCAGCTCGGGGTCGCTCCAGCGTGCGAGCTCGCGGCCGTCGCGGAGCGAGATCACGCGCGCGTCGTGCGCGGGCGTGCCGCCGCTCGCCGGTAACAAGTCCGTGTTCAACCAGATCGCGCCCCTCGCGGCGTCGTAGGCGACGCTCTTGGCCGCGACGACGACGTCGTCGCTCGCGCGCAGCGCGTGCTCGATCAGCACTTCGCCGCGTTCGCTCAGCACCACGACGGAGCCGCTCGCGCCGCTGCGTCCGTAACGACTCGCGAGCACGCGGCCGTCGGGCAGCAGCGCGAGCTCGTTCAGCGCTTCGCCGGCGGCATCGAACCACTCGACGCGCCCGTTCGCGGGATCGACGCGGCCCGCGCGCTCCCAGAACGTGGTGAAGTAGAGCCAGCCGTTCGGGTGCGCGAGCACGTCCCACACGCCGGAGCGCGCGGGCGCAGCCGTGATCGCGAGCGGCGCGAGCATGCGTTCGCGCGCGAGATCGAAGCGCCCGACTTCGCGCGCGCCTGCGAAGCGAAGCTCGGCGCGCGGGTCGCCGCCCGCTTCGCGCAGCGCGCGCCAGAAGGGCGAGATGCCGAAGTAGAGGACGCCCGCGCGCGCGTCGCCGAACCAGGAGCAGGCTGCACTGCTCGCGGCGGATGCGGGAGTTGTTACTGGGGCTGGCTGCGCGCAGGCCGCGAGGGATACGAGAGCGGCGATCGCTCTCCAGCGCTTCCTCAGAACGGGCTCA comes from Deltaproteobacteria bacterium and encodes:
- a CDS encoding serine/threonine protein kinase, which produces MARTPELGDLARDERALALFEELSELPEPARSARLAAQCGDDVALRRAVERMLAADRDASRVIASEPPANWSRPERIGPYRLAELIGVGGMGAVYRGERDDGLFEQTVAIKLIRPGVLSASALAQFSSERRILASLQHPHVARLFDGGVDPSGASYIVMEHIAGVSLADWAAEEPRLRERLALFAAVCGAVQFAHQQLVVHADLKPSNVLVTRDGAPKLLDFGIARLIGGDDAHAQLPRALTPRYAAPELAAGEAPRVACDVYSLGVMLAELLGVERADLELPRDIAPRILRDDLAAIVARACAVDPASRYGSVGALREDVERALGDRLVRARVPTLAIRLRKLARRRPWQLAAAVALVVASTVSTTFFLRAERARREADMRFDEVRELAGYQIFVLYDGLQNLPGALALRREVVDRAQRYLERLASSPSAPLEVRLEATAGFGRLAGLQGVPLTPNLGQPQEAHASLRRARAARLRSRGVAAPRRGHDRAGADSRLRSTARDVDGSGARGRRSCGRGGAYAARRGAWRRAIRALVVDRCRATHRRARSARLRPHAERSLRRRPTTSRTARDLAERAARKRGVRERECARTHEVGRWRLLRWRSRRRPRPLPRRR
- a CDS encoding sigma-70 family RNA polymerase sigma factor — encoded protein: MASPPRDPDALWLAFQAGDRLAQDALLGAYYEELRTIARRLLSGDSAAQILQPTELANEAVLRMLKIEHIVWKDRVHFLAVAATVMRQALLDEVRKARALKRKAPTLVTRWPDSAREAIDIEALDEALAALREISRERAELVEMRFFAGLTMEEIASVRGVSDRTVKRQWRAARAWLLARLGGDAEEV
- the acs gene encoding acetate--CoA ligase is translated as MADIESLLKEKRVFKPKPEFVKQANWKPAQVAKYRKLGQNPEKFWAQMAKQNVAWFRPWKRVLDWKPPFAKWFVGAQTNVSYNCLDRHLEGENAWRRNKAAILWEGEPGDTRTITYGELHREVCKFANVLKSLGVARGDRVALYMPLVPELAIAMLACTRIGAPHSIVFGGFSAEALRDRINDAGAKVVVTADGGFRRGAPFALKPAVDAACAGTDVEHVVVVRRTGGECAMHPGRDQWWHELMKGASAECKPEKLDAEHPLFILYTSGTTGKPKGILHTTGGYLTHVTTTAKAIFDLKDSDVYWCTADIGWITGHSYVVYGPLSNGATVLMYEGVPTHPAADRWWDIIERWRVTILYTAPTAIRTFIRLGDEHPNKHDLSSLRLLGSVGEPINPEAWIWYHEVIGKKRCPIVDTWWQTETGGIMITPLPAAVPTKPGSGTLPFPGVHAAILDEAGSEVKPPNGGFLAVTKPWPGMLRGIWGDNERYQQTYWGKWKNTYFPGDGSHRDKDGYFWIMGRIDDVMNISGHRVGTMEVESAIVAHPDVAEAAVVGRPDEITGTAIVAFVTPRGGVPFGPALAESVREMVTKQIGALAKPKDIRFTEALPKTRSGKIMRRLLRDIAAGKETVGDTTTLEDLNVIAKLRATDEE
- a CDS encoding aminopeptidase P N-terminal domain-containing protein, translated to MSQNERRRRFLEAMGQGAVAIIQGARLVTRSNDTEFPFRQDSDFLYLTGFTHPHAVAVLRTDGGPEYTLFVEPRDREREIWNGYRPGVEGAKSDFGASEAFPIEQLDAELPRMLEHAERVYHMLGRDPRLDAKIAEIFESLRKRSRQGLIPASQVIDPRSVLHEMRLIKEPGEVEILRRASAITAEGHREAARIAHEGRFEFEIQAALEFAFKRRGSAGPAYGSICGGGRNATCLHYVANDQKLANGELLLIDAACELSGYASDVTRTYPIGGQFSGAQRAVYEVVLAAQLASLEAAKPGATLPDVHNASVRKLTEGMVSLGLLSGDVDDLIKSEAFRRYYMHGTSHWLGLDVHDVGAYTVGGKPRPLAPGMCFTVEPGLYVAADDDKAPREFLGIGVRIEDDIVITADGHENLTAQLVPKHPADVEAWVRDAA